From Camelina sativa cultivar DH55 chromosome 20, Cs, whole genome shotgun sequence, the proteins below share one genomic window:
- the LOC104772691 gene encoding uncharacterized protein LOC104772691 isoform X1 yields MRDGETIRIYLWDIIAANFRTRWNASELKPNVLLLTTANAKFLGGAVTLSSTSASRVFFDADIAETSEFITWLSEQDPAFGSSSTAVAKVETLTINELNEFIEKEIPQKINFLCSVTIIKILGESGWNYVSCTYCNTMLEESDTTLICTTCNKPNKVGMLRYRFEVLVSDANNDVATFVIFDREGLHFLGRRAAEVFSLEFPEGDDSDDSGKFSKKTPQCILDIVGRSCKFQVKLTEYNFRATRQTFTVNRIVEDNINIHSKPSEQDIEGDMGGKEPGQSTNASSGKSKKKAAHLQLEDNNNNKIQRHNT; encoded by the exons ATGAGAGA TGGCGAAACAATTCGTATTTACCTCTGGGATATCATTGCTGCAAATTTCCGTACAAGATGGAATGCCAGTGAGTTAAAACCAAATGTTCTGCTCCTCACCACTGCCAATGCAAAATTTTTGGGAG GTGCTGTAACACTTAGCTCAACATCTGCTTCTCGCGTCTTCTTCGACGCTGACATTGCTGAAACCTCAGAGTTTATAACATG GTTAAGTGAACAAGACCCAGCTTTTGGGAGCTCATCCACCGCCGTAGCCAAGGTTGAAACGTTGACTATAAATGAGCTCAATGAGTTTATCGAAAAGGAAATCCCACAG aaAATCAACTTTCTATGCTCCGTCACCATCATCAAGATACTTGGCGAATCTGGCTGGAATTATGTTTCTTGCACCTACTGTAATACAATGTTGGAAGAATCAGACACTACACTGATTTGCACAACTTGTAACAAACCTAACAAGGTTGGGATGCTAAG GTACCGTTTCGAAGTATTAGTCTCTGATGCCAACAACGACGTCGCAACCTTTGTCATTTTTGACCGTGAAGGGTTACACTTTCTCGGAAGAAGAGCTGCAGAAGTTTTCTCACTTGAATTCCCTGAG GGTGATGATTCAGACGACTCTGGAAAATTTAGCAAGAAGACACCACAATGTATCCTAGACATTGTTGGTCGCTCATGCAAATTTCAGGTTAAGCTGACAGAATACAATTTCAGGGCAACCCGTCAAACTTTCACAGTCAACCGTATAGTGGAAGATAATATTAACATCCATAGCAAGCCATCTGAGCAAGACATTGAAGGAGATATGGGAGGAAAGGAACCCGGACAATCTACAAATGCTTCAAGTGGAAAGTCGAAGAAGAAGGCTGCGCACTTACAACTGGAagacaacaataacaacaagaTCCAACGCCACAACACCTAA
- the LOC104772690 gene encoding F-box protein At2g35280-like, with protein sequence MVPNTAYSIEELPYDVLGDIISRVARRSRKDVRNVMQASPQLAKAAKDHRVYKNINLRPLAMNPLAALKKYQDLMEKTIANGNVEAHYIKGIQEYFQKNNIEEGLAHLKKAAEGTYENAVYLYGIVQLCRGDIAEGKLWLDKLGWKENMAKGDQCWKDIKKLLHRVNVRKLDCYNNTLGEVRPTVNCSLNDMENKCEQCYYLKQMIKFVFFF encoded by the coding sequence ATGGTTCCAAACACAGCCTACTCCATTGAAGAACTACCATACGATGTGCTGGGAGATATTATCTCTCGAGTTGCACGGAGGTCACGCAAAGACGTCAGAAATGTTATGCAAGCATCACCACAACTAGCTAAAGCAGCAAAAGATCACCGTGTTTACAAGAATATCAACCTACGGCCACTAGCAATGAATCCCCTAGCAGCACTCAAGAAATACCAAGACCTCATGGAAAAAACAATTGCAAATGGAAATGTCGAGGCACACTACATCAAAGGGATCCAGGAGTATTTCCAGAAAAACAACATAGAAGAAGGGTTGGCACATTTGAAAAAGGCAGCAGAAGGTACTTACGAGAACGCTGTATACCTTTACGGAATTGTACAGTTGTGCAGGGGAGACATAGCAGAAGGCAAATTATGGCTTGACAAGCTAGGCTGGAAAGAAAACATGGCAAAGGGTGATCAATGCTGGAAAGATATCAAGAAATTATTACACAGAGTCAATGTCCGAAAACTCGACTGCTACAACAATACATTGGGAGAAGTCCGTCCTACTGTCAACTGCTCCCTCAATGATATGGAGAATAAATGCGAACAATGCTACTACTTGAAACAAATGATcaagtttgtctttttcttttag
- the LOC104771302 gene encoding pre-mRNA-splicing factor SYF1 — protein sequence MAISKDLYPSQEDLLYEEEILRNPFSLKLWWRYLIAKAESPFKKRFIIYERALKALPGSYKLWYAYLRERLDIVRNLPVTHPQYDSLNNTFERALVTMHKMPRIWVMYLQTLTVQRLITRTRRNFDRALCALPVTQHDRIWEPYLVFVSQDGIPIETSLRVYRRYLMYDPSHIEEFIEFLVKSERWQESAERLASVLNDDKFYSIKGKTKHKLWMDLCELLVHHANVISGLNVDAIIRGGIRKFTDEVGMLWTSLADYYIRKNLLEKARDIYEEGMMKVVTVRDFSVIFDVYSRFEESTVAKRMEMMSSSDEEDENEENGVKDDDEDVRLNFNLSVKELQRKILNGFWLNDDNDVDLRLARLEELMNRRPALANSVLLRQNPHNVEQWHRRVKIFEGNAAKQILTYTEAVRTVDPMKAVGKPHTLWVAFAKLYEDHKDLVNTRVIFDKAVQVNYKNVDHLASVWCEWAELELRHKNFKGALELMRRATAVPTVEVRRRVAADGNEPVQMKLHRSLRLWSFYVDLEESLGTLESTRAVYEKILDLRIATPQIILNYAFLLEENKYFEDAFKVYERGVKIFKYPHVKDIWVTYLTKFVKRYGKTKLERARELFEHAVSMAPSDAVRTLYLQYAKLEEDYGLAKRAMKVYEEATKKVPEGQKLEMYEIYISRAAEIFGVPRTREIYEQAIESGLPHKDVKIMCIKFAELERSLGEIDRARALYKYASQFADPRSDPEFWNKWHEFEVQHGNEDTYREMLRIKRSVSASYSQTHFILPENMMQKDKMVDVDEAKDELKKAGLQDDEMAALERQLLNTTSTNTEAMKDGGRRVGFVSAGVISQSGENAGKPVTGNGEDIELPDESDDESDGEDQVEIAQKEVPAAVFGGLARKRDGDEEDGEDGAAEKLGALERMKRRKLVQ from the exons ATGGCGATTTCCAAAGATTTGTATCCTTCTCAGGAAGACCTTTTGTACGAGGAAGAGATATTGAGGAATCCGTTCAGTCTGAAGCTGTGGTGGAGGTATCTGATTGCGAAAGCTGAGTCGCCGTTCAAGAAGCGTTTCATTATCTACGAGAGAGCTTTGAAAGCTCTTCCTGGGAGCTATAAGTTGTGGTATGCTTATCTTAGAGAACGGCTCGATATCGTTAGGAATTTGCCTGTTACTCATCCTCAGTATGATTctctcaacaacacttttgaaagAGCTCTTGTTACTATGCATAAGATGCCTAGGATCTGGGTTATGTATCTTCAGACTCTTACTGTTCAGAGACTGATTACTCGTACTAGGAGAAATTTCGACCGTGCGCTCTGTGCGTTACCTGTTACGCAACATGATAGGATCTGGGAACCATATCTTGTGTTTGTTAGTCAGGATGGGATTCCTATTGAGACTTCGCTTCGGGTTTATAGGAGGTATCTTATGTATGATCCTAGTCATATTGAGGAGTTTATTGAGTTTCTTGTCAAGTCAGAGCGTTGGCAAGAGTCTGCTGAGAGATTGGCCTCTGTGTTGAATGATGATAAGTTTTATTCCATCAAAGGGAAGACCAAGCATAAACTGTGGATGGACTTGTGTGAGCTTCTTGTGCACCATGCCAATGTTATTTCGGGTCTTAATGTTGATGCTATCATTAGAGGAGGTATTAGGAAGTTTACGGATGAAGTGGGAATGCTGTGGACTTCTCTTGCGGATTATTACATTAGGAAGAATTTGCTTGAGAAAGCTAGGGATATCTATGAGGAAGGTATGATGAAAGTGGTTACTGTGAGAGATTTCAGTGTTATATTCGATGTTTATTCTAGATTTGAGGAAAGTACTGTTGCGAAAAGGATGGAGATGATGAGTTCAAGtgacgaagaagatgagaatgaaGAGAATGGGGTAAAGGACGATGATGAGGATGTCCGTCTCAATTTTAATCTGTCGGTGAAAGAGCTGCAGAGGAAGATACTGAATGGGTTTTGGTTGAATGATGATAACGATGTTGATCTTAGATTAGCTCGCTTGGAAGAACTGATGAACAGAAGACCTGCACTAGCAAACAGTGTGCTCCTTAGGCAAAATCCACACAATGTTGAGCAATGGCATCGCAGAGTCAAAATATTTGAGGGAAACGCAGCAAAGCAGATTCTCACATACACCGAAGCAGTGAGGACTGTGGATCCTATGAAAGCTGTTGGGAAGCCTCACACGTTGTGGGTTGCGTTTGCCAAGTTGTATGAAGACCACAAAGACCTGGTCAATACAAGAGTGATTTTTGACAAAGCCGTCCAGGTAAACTACAAAAACGTAGATCATCTCGCCAGTGTGTGGTGTGAGTGGGCTGAGTTGGAGCTGAGAcacaagaatttcaaaggagCATTAGAGCTGATGAGGCGTGCTACAGCTGTACCTACAGTAGAAGTCAGACGGAGAGTTGCTGCTGATGGCAATGAACCTGTCCAGATGAAGCTGCATAGATCCTTGAGGCTTTGGTCCTTTTATGTTGATTTAGAGGAAAGTCTGGGGACTTTAGAATCGACAAGAGCAGTCTATGAGAAAATATTGGATTTGAGAATAGCTACGCCTCAGATTATATTGAATTATGCTTTCCTTCTGGAGGAAAATAAGTACTTTGAAGATGCGTTCAAGGTGTATGAAAGAGGTGTCAAGATATTCAAGTATCCTCATGTGAAAGACATATGGGTAACTTATCTTACAAAGTTTGTCAAAAGATACGGCAAGACAAAGCTGGAGCGGGCAAGAGAGCTGTTTGAACATGCTGTTTCAATG GCTCCGTCTGATGCTGTCAGGACCTTATACCTTCAGTATGCTAAGCTAGAAGAGGATTATGGTTTGGCCAAGCGAGCCATGAAGGTTTATGAGGAAGCAACCAAAAAGGTTCCAGAAGGTCAGAAGCTGGAGATGTATGAGATATACATTTCTCGTGCCGCAGAGATATTTGGTGTTCCTAGAACAAGGGAGATATATGAGCAAGCAATTGAATCTGGGCTTCCTCACAAGGATGTGAAGATCATGTGCATAAAATTTGCAGAGCTGGAGAGAAGCTTGGGAGAAATTGATCGTGCTCGTGCACTCTACAAGTATGCCTCTCAGTTTGCAGACCCAAGGTCCGACCCTGAGTtttggaacaagtggcatgaaTTCGAGGTCCAGCACGGAAATGAGGATACTTACAGAGAAATGCTCCGTATCAAACGAAGTGTTTCCGCAAGCTATAGTCAG ACTCATTTCATTCTACCAGAGAACATGATGCAAAAGGACAAGATGGTAGATGTGGACGAGGCAAAAGACGAGCTGAAGAAAGCAGGCTTACAGGATGACGAAATGGCAGCTCTAGAGAGGCAGCTTTTGAATACAACGAGTACCAACACAGAGGCAATGAAGGATGGCGGAAGAAGAGTTGGGTTTGTCAGCGCAGGAGTCATCTCACAGTCTGGTGAGAATGCGGGGAAACCAGTGACAGGGAATGGAGAAGACATCGAGCTTCCCGATGAAAGTGACGATGAGTCTGATGGGGAAGACCAAGTGGAGATCGCTCAGAAAGAAGTCCCTGCTGCTGTTTTTGGAGGGCTCGCCAGAAAGAGAgacggagatgaagaagatggagaagacgGTGCAGCCGAGAAACTAGGTGCACTAGAGAGGATGAAGAGACGGAAGCTTGTTCAGTGA
- the LOC104772692 gene encoding sec-independent protein translocase protein TATA, chloroplastic-like has protein sequence LVAIRRRIRPEQTRKPLTCNALFGLGVPELAVIAGVAALLFGPKKLPEIGKSIGKTVKSFQQAAKEFESELKTEPEDSVTDSSPVAMSNKEEEKKAEVSSSSNENV, from the exons TTGGTGGCGATTCGACGCAGAATCCGACCGGAACAGACAAGAAAGCCACTGACTTGTAATGCCCTGTTTGGTCTCGGTGTGCCTGAGCTCGCTGTGATTGCTGGCGTCGCTGCTTTGCTTTTTGGACCTAAGAAGCTTCCTGAGATTGGCAAGAGTATTGGTAAAACCGTCAAAAGCTTTCAGCAG GCTGCAAAAGAGTTCGAGTCTGAGCTTAAGACGGAACCTGAAGATTCTGTTACCGACTCATCTCCAGTAGCAATGAGTaacaaagaagaggagaagaaagctgAGGTTTCTTCAAGCTCAAACGAGAATGTATGA
- the LOC104772691 gene encoding uncharacterized protein LOC104772691 isoform X2: MRDGETIRIYLWDIIAANFRTRWNASELKPNVLLLTTANAKFLGGAVTLSSTSASRVFFDADIAETSEFITWLSEQDPAFGSSSTAVAKVETLTINELNEFIEKEIPQILGESGWNYVSCTYCNTMLEESDTTLICTTCNKPNKVGMLRYRFEVLVSDANNDVATFVIFDREGLHFLGRRAAEVFSLEFPEGDDSDDSGKFSKKTPQCILDIVGRSCKFQVKLTEYNFRATRQTFTVNRIVEDNINIHSKPSEQDIEGDMGGKEPGQSTNASSGKSKKKAAHLQLEDNNNNKIQRHNT; encoded by the exons ATGAGAGA TGGCGAAACAATTCGTATTTACCTCTGGGATATCATTGCTGCAAATTTCCGTACAAGATGGAATGCCAGTGAGTTAAAACCAAATGTTCTGCTCCTCACCACTGCCAATGCAAAATTTTTGGGAG GTGCTGTAACACTTAGCTCAACATCTGCTTCTCGCGTCTTCTTCGACGCTGACATTGCTGAAACCTCAGAGTTTATAACATG GTTAAGTGAACAAGACCCAGCTTTTGGGAGCTCATCCACCGCCGTAGCCAAGGTTGAAACGTTGACTATAAATGAGCTCAATGAGTTTATCGAAAAGGAAATCCCACAG ATACTTGGCGAATCTGGCTGGAATTATGTTTCTTGCACCTACTGTAATACAATGTTGGAAGAATCAGACACTACACTGATTTGCACAACTTGTAACAAACCTAACAAGGTTGGGATGCTAAG GTACCGTTTCGAAGTATTAGTCTCTGATGCCAACAACGACGTCGCAACCTTTGTCATTTTTGACCGTGAAGGGTTACACTTTCTCGGAAGAAGAGCTGCAGAAGTTTTCTCACTTGAATTCCCTGAG GGTGATGATTCAGACGACTCTGGAAAATTTAGCAAGAAGACACCACAATGTATCCTAGACATTGTTGGTCGCTCATGCAAATTTCAGGTTAAGCTGACAGAATACAATTTCAGGGCAACCCGTCAAACTTTCACAGTCAACCGTATAGTGGAAGATAATATTAACATCCATAGCAAGCCATCTGAGCAAGACATTGAAGGAGATATGGGAGGAAAGGAACCCGGACAATCTACAAATGCTTCAAGTGGAAAGTCGAAGAAGAAGGCTGCGCACTTACAACTGGAagacaacaataacaacaagaTCCAACGCCACAACACCTAA